A window of the Desulfurobacteriaceae bacterium genome harbors these coding sequences:
- a CDS encoding cytidine/deoxycytidylate deaminase family protein, whose translation MPRPSWDEYFMSIAEMVSTRSTCLRRKVGAVLVKDKRIISTGYNGPPSGLKHPDEVGCLREKLGIPSGERHELCRGLHAEQNAIIQAALHGVSTKGAILYCTHCPCSLCTKMLINAGITKVIYKEGYPDWLAKEIAKEAGLPLIEFKKES comes from the coding sequence ATGCCAAGACCTTCATGGGATGAATACTTTATGTCTATTGCAGAAATGGTTTCTACCCGATCCACTTGCCTAAGAAGAAAAGTTGGGGCAGTTCTTGTAAAGGATAAAAGAATTATTTCCACAGGATACAATGGACCTCCTTCTGGACTGAAACACCCTGATGAAGTAGGATGTCTTAGAGAAAAGTTAGGGATCCCGAGTGGAGAAAGACACGAACTTTGTAGAGGATTACACGCAGAACAGAACGCCATTATTCAAGCAGCCCTTCATGGAGTTTCAACCAAAGGAGCAATTCTTTACTGTACCCACTGTCCTTGTTCACTCTGTACCAAAATGCTAATAAACGCTGGAATAACCAAAGTAATATATAAAGAAGGATATCCCGATTGGCTCGCGAAAGAGATAGCCAAAGAAGCTGGATTACCTTTAATAGAATTTAAGAAGGAATCTTAA
- the murB gene encoding UDP-N-acetylmuramate dehydrogenase, whose protein sequence is MEVKELPAKVLTTIGIGSSYPVFFPKDVSELKSLLKNEKVFVIGGGSNTVLPPKIESKLVSLKHFKKVEFREDSILLGAGVLLREIIKLQIKKGFSLFEFLAGVPKATVGGLVAQNAGAFGKEIKERLLEVIFLDLETFEIVSLKDFENFSYRSSPFPEKGIILEAKFKITRNKKVKEEIKRFIFTRLSKQPPFFVRTSGSTFKNPKGFSAGKLLDMAGFKGFKVGKVKFSEFHANFCINEGGSFEDFKTLVELAKKKVKEKFNVNLDLEVKIPS, encoded by the coding sequence TTGGAGGTTAAAGAACTTCCTGCTAAAGTATTGACGACCATCGGGATAGGTTCCTCCTATCCCGTTTTTTTTCCTAAAGATGTTAGCGAACTTAAATCCCTTTTGAAAAATGAAAAAGTCTTCGTAATTGGTGGTGGTTCAAACACCGTTTTACCGCCAAAGATTGAAAGTAAGCTTGTAAGCCTTAAACACTTTAAAAAGGTAGAATTTCGCGAAGATTCCATTTTGCTTGGTGCTGGAGTTTTGTTACGAGAAATTATTAAACTACAAATAAAAAAAGGATTCTCTCTATTTGAATTTTTAGCGGGCGTTCCAAAAGCTACAGTTGGAGGACTTGTTGCCCAAAATGCCGGAGCTTTCGGGAAGGAGATAAAAGAAAGACTTCTTGAAGTTATTTTTCTTGATTTAGAAACTTTTGAGATTGTTTCTCTAAAAGATTTTGAAAACTTTTCTTATAGGAGTTCTCCTTTTCCGGAAAAAGGAATAATTCTTGAAGCAAAGTTTAAGATAACGAGAAATAAAAAGGTGAAAGAGGAGATAAAGAGGTTTATTTTTACACGTCTTTCTAAACAACCTCCTTTTTTCGTAAGAACAAGCGGTTCTACATTTAAAAATCCTAAAGGTTTCTCTGCTGGAAAACTTTTAGATATGGCAGGATTTAAAGGTTTTAAAGTCGGGAAAGTAAAATTTTCAGAGTTCCACGCAAACTTTTGCATAAATGAAGGGGGAAGTTTTGAAGATTTTAAAACTCTCGTTGAACTTGCAAAAAAGAAAGTAAAAGAAAAGTTTAACGTGAACCTTGATCTTGAAGTTAAGATTCCTTCTTAA
- a CDS encoding clostripain-related cysteine peptidase — translation MKKYLFIFSTVLFILFSCGKDEEISSPPPPEGLTVVASNVSDSFVPSYLFVSGLSPKLICEEGIFNADKISREEIFFSGEKFTNCTLVFTSAEGRIVYTGLNTISVNGSSKVQLNSNLSISVLEGNIQLFPLTDNDSNGIADIYEGKKISLGGIVDDTPYDKTVIIVMEGDDLGALSLTSFLKNNYNDLVAGLQDNPTQNTKFVVIWDGEWKSGLDGNSDIFVLDPSSGKTFPTLDFDISSILFEDDPYNYYKSGVRFWFSLSDNLSNHLKELIEIVVRMYPAKSYDLILSDHGDGWTSLPTPTTRSVLFEYFTDESSSGITWLGTKQFVETVLLPLKSEGVNFELIGFDECLMGELSTLSLISPYAEVIVASPEYEPGDGWGKVYYYLPLWYEAIGDTWSIAKSIVDGYVEYYSENPIITSGSYTTIGLTAVKTSAVENLRSSFENFALSLKETALNEIYTGRLYNYFYSHFENGDTNTYFGTFWAGDSTDYNFSDEIANRLYNCTNPYSLFTDGNGAYHWFYSGTDYNGLGFDLLYTVTRIGFTARLSELGYTVDTISYGVVPYFDSNTVQSALDFLNTYTTVKDYDQLYTKYLTLNGDGTVNFNVTGSGLSIIYPYTSLNYDELPKLSLHSYLNFVDSYNSTLPNYTEFVREIFETMSKAVNGLNIN, via the coding sequence GTGAAAAAATACCTTTTTATTTTTTCTACTGTTTTATTTATCCTTTTTTCTTGTGGCAAAGATGAAGAAATTTCTTCTCCTCCTCCACCTGAAGGTTTAACAGTAGTTGCTTCTAATGTTAGTGATTCTTTTGTTCCTTCTTATCTTTTTGTATCTGGACTTTCTCCAAAGCTTATCTGTGAAGAAGGGATATTTAATGCTGATAAGATTTCCAGAGAGGAGATTTTCTTTTCGGGGGAGAAATTTACTAACTGTACGCTAGTTTTTACTTCTGCTGAAGGAAGGATAGTCTATACGGGTCTTAACACTATAAGTGTAAATGGAAGTAGTAAGGTACAACTTAACTCTAATTTAAGTATATCTGTACTGGAAGGAAATATTCAACTATTTCCTTTAACTGACAATGACTCCAACGGAATAGCAGATATTTACGAAGGAAAGAAAATTTCCTTAGGTGGAATAGTAGATGATACCCCTTACGATAAAACAGTAATCATAGTTATGGAGGGAGACGATTTAGGAGCTCTTTCCCTTACTTCATTTTTAAAGAATAACTACAACGACCTTGTGGCAGGGCTTCAAGATAACCCTACTCAAAATACTAAATTTGTGGTTATCTGGGATGGTGAATGGAAAAGTGGACTTGATGGAAATTCCGACATTTTTGTTTTAGATCCCTCAAGTGGAAAAACTTTTCCGACTCTTGATTTTGATATCTCAAGTATCCTTTTTGAAGACGATCCTTACAACTACTACAAGAGTGGAGTGAGATTTTGGTTTTCACTCTCTGATAATCTTTCCAACCATTTAAAAGAACTTATAGAGATTGTTGTAAGAATGTATCCGGCTAAATCCTACGATCTTATTCTTTCTGATCATGGTGATGGTTGGACTAGTTTACCTACACCTACAACAAGAAGCGTTCTTTTTGAATACTTTACCGATGAAAGTTCTTCTGGGATAACTTGGCTTGGCACAAAACAGTTCGTAGAAACAGTTCTTTTACCTTTAAAGTCTGAAGGAGTAAACTTTGAACTTATTGGTTTTGATGAATGTTTGATGGGAGAGCTCTCCACCCTTTCTCTAATTTCTCCTTATGCAGAAGTTATTGTAGCCTCTCCAGAGTACGAACCAGGAGACGGTTGGGGTAAAGTTTACTACTACCTTCCTCTATGGTACGAAGCTATTGGTGATACTTGGAGTATTGCAAAAAGTATAGTTGACGGATATGTGGAGTATTACTCAGAAAATCCCATAATCACCAGCGGGTCTTATACAACCATAGGATTAACGGCAGTTAAAACTTCTGCAGTTGAAAACTTGAGAAGCAGTTTTGAAAATTTCGCACTAAGTTTAAAGGAAACGGCTCTAAATGAAATTTATACAGGAAGACTTTACAACTATTTTTACTCTCACTTTGAGAATGGAGATACAAACACCTATTTTGGAACCTTTTGGGCAGGTGATTCTACTGACTATAACTTTTCAGACGAGATAGCCAATAGACTCTATAACTGCACTAATCCATATTCTCTATTTACTGATGGAAATGGCGCTTATCACTGGTTTTACAGTGGTACTGATTACAATGGACTTGGTTTTGACCTCCTTTATACAGTTACAAGAATAGGGTTTACAGCAAGACTTTCAGAACTCGGCTACACAGTTGATACTATTTCCTATGGAGTAGTGCCTTATTTTGACTCTAACACCGTCCAGTCTGCTTTAGACTTTCTGAATACCTACACTACCGTCAAAGATTACGATCAGCTTTACACTAAGTATTTAACTCTCAACGGTGACGGAACTGTTAATTTCAATGTAACAGGTTCAGGTTTATCCATCATTTATCCTTATACTTCCTTGAACTATGATGAGCTTCCTAAATTGTCGTTACATAGTTACCTAAATTTCGTTGATAGTTATAACTCAACTCTTCCAAATTATACAGAGTTTGTTAGGGAAATTTTTGAAACTATGTCAAAAGCAGTGAATGGTTTGAATATCAATTAA
- a CDS encoding molybdopterin-binding protein has translation MKRKVKVEEAVGMILVHDITEVDLDRNFKGRVFKKGHIIREEDVEKLKKLGKDYIYVLELSKDEIHEDEAAILLADALMGENTYRDKEPKEGKINIYSKVFGVVKIDVEKLIAFNSVGEPSCPTIHNNMYVKEGDKLAAVRIISLIAKKEEIERAINIVKGGIIRVVPFTEKKVGIIITGNEVYYGRIKEKFYDRLKPKLEFFKAKVEEKIILPDDKEQIKQKIKEFASKYDMVVLTGGTSVDPDDVTYKAVKEAGVENFIRGNPIQPGNMLSMGWLNGKPIVAVPAAALFFKATSFDIWLPRLLIGDVITREEVVAKCHGGLCHNCQVCVFPICPFGRP, from the coding sequence ATGAAAAGAAAAGTAAAAGTTGAAGAAGCGGTTGGAATGATTTTAGTTCATGACATTACAGAAGTTGATCTTGACAGAAATTTTAAAGGAAGAGTTTTTAAAAAAGGACACATAATAAGAGAAGAAGATGTTGAAAAGCTTAAAAAACTTGGTAAAGACTATATATACGTATTGGAACTATCGAAAGATGAAATCCATGAAGACGAAGCAGCAATTTTGCTTGCTGATGCTTTAATGGGAGAAAACACCTATAGAGATAAAGAACCAAAAGAAGGAAAGATAAACATATACTCTAAGGTTTTCGGAGTTGTGAAGATAGACGTTGAAAAGCTTATAGCTTTTAACTCGGTTGGGGAACCTTCATGTCCAACCATTCACAACAATATGTACGTAAAGGAAGGAGACAAATTAGCTGCTGTAAGGATAATTTCGTTAATAGCAAAAAAAGAAGAAATAGAAAGGGCTATAAACATTGTAAAAGGTGGAATTATTAGAGTTGTTCCTTTCACTGAAAAAAAGGTTGGAATTATCATTACTGGAAATGAAGTTTACTACGGAAGGATAAAAGAGAAGTTCTATGATAGACTGAAACCAAAGCTTGAATTCTTCAAAGCAAAGGTAGAAGAAAAGATAATCCTACCGGATGATAAAGAACAGATAAAACAGAAAATTAAAGAGTTTGCTAGCAAATACGATATGGTAGTTTTAACAGGTGGAACTTCTGTTGATCCAGATGATGTAACTTATAAGGCTGTAAAAGAAGCAGGAGTGGAAAACTTCATAAGGGGAAATCCTATTCAACCGGGAAATATGCTCAGTATGGGATGGTTAAACGGTAAACCTATTGTGGCAGTCCCGGCAGCAGCACTCTTTTTTAAAGCTACTTCTTTTGATATCTGGCTTCCACGACTTTTAATAGGTGATGTAATAACAAGAGAGGAAGTTGTTGCAAAGTGCCACGGGGGATTATGCCATAACTGTCAAGTATGTGTATTTCCAATATGTCCTTTCGGAAGACCTTAA
- the glp gene encoding gephyrin-like molybdotransferase Glp, translating to MKAKRNEAKRIITENCKRKFIEVITLENSYDRVLAEDIYSPCNIPDEDKSAIDGYAFNNKSLAKLPAKLKIVGETAAGDEDKKKVDIGEAVFVMTGGVIPTGADTAVRVEDVKVENGYVIVDFPVEKGTLVNFKGSELEKGELVLEKGTRLDYRKVGLLANLGIYKVKVYQRPTVGIITTGNEVLEPFETYKKGFVRNSNYYILKGLLEEFANVIYFGVAEDDKKSMIELFEKALISVDILVTTGGVSKGKYDFVKEVVKRIGFDVKFTMTNIRPGRPLVFGVKEETLFFGLPGYPSAMLVNAIEFLLPAVRKMAGLKNFENNYLTAITTTPLKSKEGRVDFIRVNYFTEDGVLKVKDAGSQQTSNYTSMALCKALAVVPENRGKVLEGETVEVLFI from the coding sequence GTGAAAGCAAAGAGAAATGAAGCGAAAAGAATAATTACCGAAAACTGCAAAAGAAAATTTATAGAAGTAATCACTCTGGAAAATTCCTACGACAGAGTCTTAGCAGAGGATATCTACTCTCCTTGCAATATTCCTGATGAGGATAAATCCGCCATCGATGGATATGCCTTTAACAACAAATCTTTAGCAAAACTTCCTGCAAAACTAAAAATAGTCGGAGAAACTGCAGCAGGAGATGAGGATAAGAAAAAGGTTGATATTGGAGAAGCTGTCTTTGTTATGACGGGAGGAGTAATACCTACCGGAGCAGATACAGCGGTAAGAGTGGAAGACGTAAAAGTAGAGAATGGATATGTGATTGTCGATTTTCCTGTAGAAAAGGGAACACTTGTAAACTTTAAAGGAAGTGAACTAGAAAAAGGAGAACTTGTTCTTGAAAAAGGAACAAGACTTGACTATAGAAAGGTAGGGCTTTTGGCTAATCTTGGTATCTATAAAGTGAAGGTTTATCAGAGACCAACTGTTGGAATTATCACTACAGGTAATGAAGTTTTAGAACCTTTTGAGACTTACAAGAAAGGGTTTGTTAGAAATTCAAACTACTACATCTTAAAAGGTCTTTTGGAAGAATTCGCGAATGTTATCTATTTCGGAGTTGCTGAAGACGATAAAAAGAGTATGATCGAACTTTTTGAGAAAGCTTTAATTTCTGTTGACATTTTAGTCACAACCGGAGGGGTTTCCAAAGGAAAGTATGACTTTGTTAAAGAAGTGGTTAAAAGGATAGGATTTGATGTCAAATTTACAATGACAAATATAAGACCAGGAAGACCTCTAGTATTTGGAGTTAAGGAAGAAACACTTTTCTTTGGACTTCCTGGATATCCTTCAGCGATGCTTGTCAATGCTATCGAATTCTTACTTCCAGCTGTGAGAAAAATGGCAGGTCTAAAGAACTTTGAAAACAACTATTTGACTGCTATAACAACTACTCCTTTGAAATCGAAAGAAGGCAGAGTAGATTTTATAAGAGTTAACTATTTCACAGAAGATGGAGTTCTTAAGGTTAAAGATGCTGGAAGTCAGCAAACCTCAAACTACACTTCTATGGCCTTGTGTAAAGCTTTAGCAGTTGTTCCAGAAAATAGAGGAAAAGTATTAGAAGGAGAAACAGTAGAAGTTCTTTTCATTTAA